The following is a genomic window from Numida meleagris isolate 19003 breed g44 Domestic line chromosome 25, NumMel1.0, whole genome shotgun sequence.
TGTTGGtctcctcctctttcccttcGTTCTTCGTCTTCTCCTCCGCCGCCTTCTGCTCCTTGGCCACCAGGCGGTAGTTGATGCCCATCCCGATGAAGAGGTAGATCCCAGAGATGACGAGGATGACCCCACAGGCCCAGTACGTGTACTTGTAGTCACCATACATGTCGTTGAGCTTACCTGATGGGACAGAGAGGGGACAGTTTAGCAAGACCACCTCCAGTGCTGCCTGGGAACTGCTCCAGGTTTAGGAAGCGTTCCCAAGAGCAGTCCAAGCCCACTCCTTTTGCTTTAGGCCTATTCCTTCTGGGCCCTGCTCCCCCAGCTTGTGGCAGGGCTCAGCCCACCTCTGATGTCAGAGCAGGtccagggctgctgctcaccCTCCCTCACCTCCACCCAGGCACAGAGCCTCACGGGAGTGGGGAGCATCACCCACAGGTGGGACCCATAGCCCCACAGCAAGGCCAGACCAGGAgaggcagcacagaggcacCCTACCGAGCAGGGGAGGTCCCAgaagcacagggcagcactCCACAATGGTCACAAGGCCGACGGCACTGGAGAACCTCTGCGCTCCCACCAGGTCCATCAGGGTTTCAAACAGCACCGAGCTAAGCCAGCCGAAGGCAAAGCCAAAGAAACCAGCATAAATGCAGAACCCAGCGTAGGTGGTGGACATAGGGGCCAAAAGGTGGCACACTCCATTGTAAATCACAGAGATGGCAAAGAAATACTGGACTCTCGGCCGGATCCACTTGGTGTTTGCCACCAGTCCCATGGAAGGTCTGGCTACCATGTCTACAAAGGCCAGGATGGACAGCAAGAAGGCTGCAGACTCGTTGGCAATCTTCTTGCTCTTTGCGTAATTGCTGAGGAAGACCAAGGGAGTGAACAGCCCGAAGAACATGATCACATTGCCTGAGAGATAGAGCAGGAAGCCTCTGTGCGTGAAGAGGGACAGGTCCAAGAACTTGTTGATCGTCTGGAAAAGtgtgctcttctctttctttgactTGCCACCAATGAGGTCTGTGCTTGTATCACCATCGCCTTTTTTCACCGCTTTCCCAGCTTCCTGCAATACCTCTTTAGTGGGCTCCTTTTTGAGCTGGTCTGGCTTGGGACCAATCGGCCGCATGAGGGACCCAGCAACACAGCAGTTCAGCAGGAGACCACCGAGGATGAGGAAGCTTCCTCGCCAGCCAAATATGCCAAAGAAGAGCTGGTTCACAGGTGCCAAGGTCGACAGGAACACAGGGCTGCCCGCCATAGCCAGTCCATTCGCCAGGGGACGCTTCTTGAAGAAATACTTGCCAATCATGGTTAAGGCAGGGTTCAGGTTAAATGCAAGTCCAAGGCCTGAAGAGGAGAAATGAAGGATTCAGAGTTCTACATCCCTACAAGCAAGCAGGGATGACAGAGGGGCTGAGTAAGAGGAGCAAGAGATCAGGGCTTCAGCTCTTTGTGTTCAATGGTACCACTTCAGCTGTATTAACTTTCAGCCTGTATGAGCAATACTCACACCTCAACATCCACTGCGGAGGTAATTGGGAGGACAAGCTGCGTGCACGAGTTAGGAGAGCTGAAAAGAGAGAACTGCCATGACCCATGACAGACTTTACATTTACTAGCGTGGCACAACCCTAACCTGAGACAGGAATAATGGGAGGCTTTCTATTTTAAGTAGGCGAATGAGTGCCTGTGCACTTACATTCCTTCTGCATTGCATCACCGGGGCCATCCTCTTACTAGATGACGCAAGGGAATTGGGACTTACGCAAATTCATAGTAGGTATTTCCTAAGAATTACTAGACAGAAGTTGCTCCTCTGAGAAAGGCTTCTCAGTTGCAATCCCATTAGAGCACAGATGCACTTACCCCCTACGACCCCCACGCAGAAGTAGAGCTCCTCCACGGTGTTGCAGAAAGAGGCTGCAATCAAACCGCAGCCTGAGAGGCACCCACCCACGATCATGATGGGCCGGCTGCCGTACTTGTTCACCAGGATGCTGCTGATGGGACCTGGAGTCACAGGAGACATGCCCACAGATGAGTTACCTTTGCACGAGACCAGGCAGACAGGCACGCAGGAAGCCTGCTGCCATAGGCTTCATTTCTGCACAGTGCCATTTCACCCAGCAAGGGAACTGGGACAAGGGGGAAGGACAGAAGGACCAAAGACAGCTGGAGATAAGAGTGACATCTGGTTAAAGCACACGCTGAAATCCCGATTGGAAAAGCAAGACTCTAGCAAGTGCCAGCgactgcagccctgcagagccccagaAGCTGTTTACAGCTGCTGAAAGCCACAACTTCCCAGGGCAAGCAGCCTTCCATGGGCTACGCAGGAACCTGCCAGGCctccagctgcccagcagcttCCCAGGGACCAGGGCAAAAGCCCTGACTGGTGCTCTGCAGCCACCACGGCCCAGGGGCTGGGCATAGCATTACACAGTGACAGCTTGCTTCCAACATGAGGTTTCTGATGGAGGACAAGGCCATGAAGCCTTGATGGGTGCTGGGCAAAGTGCACCAAAGGCTCGCAGAAGGGAAGACCCCTGCACTGTGCCAGGGAGATTGAGGCAACGTTTTCACCGCTACCCcctgaggcaggagcagcccaaTTGCTCCGCACACCGCCTTTTAAGTGCTTCATTATCAAGAGCTTTAACCCAAAGCAAACAGTGATTAGATACTGCAAAGCATGCTCTACAGAtactaaaatgtatttaaataaactgaatGAACATCCATTGAATATTAACAGACCTAGTTTTACCATTAACAGATAGCAAGGTTGTCAACATGTTATTCATGGGTCCTCAGACACTACTTGACCTTTCTGCCTAGTTTAAACAAAGCCTGGTGAACATTTGGGAAGCCCAGCTGCTACTGTAGTAGCTCCACTGGAGGAGGATGCACTCCACCAGGCCAGTGGGATGCATCTGCCTGGGTGAAGGTGACAGCAAGTTGTGCAAAAAACAGTGAGCTGTTGGATCTGATGCACAGTTCAGgatgagcagctggcagcatcAGCACAGGGCACAGGACAAGGGAGTCTTCAGGATTAGAGGCAAATGTTACCACAAGTCCAAGGAGCACCAGGCATCACAAGTTCTGGGGGCACGCAGAGGGACTATTCTCAGTGCACTAGGATAAGGAATGGCCCAGATCAAGCCTCATTAAGGCAGCTACACTGTTTACAAGCTTGTTATAACATTGGAGCAGAGAGATGTGCCCGCTGCCTCGCTTGCTAAGCAAGGACAAAGCAGAGCCTGTTCCCCAAAAGGAAAAGCCTCATGCTCAGCCAGGCCACTAACATCAGCTCCTTTTGatgctgaaatgcaaataagaCCGGGCACCTTGCCAGctggggatggcagcagcacaaGCTCTGATTCGCCTCTGAAGCACACACAACAGCAGGGTCCCAATAAGAACTTCTTTCAGCCAGGCTACCCGGTGCAAAACTGCATGTGCAGGCTGGCACAAGGCACCAGGGCTTAGGGACAGGAGATGCAAGGACTGGAAACACATCACCCCAGCAGAGCACAGTCTGCCTGCTACTTGCTGGtgtaaaagaaagcataaaatgcACAGCCTGGGGATTAAGAGACTCCAAGCagtttctgaagcacagaagagGGGAGCTGTTTCACTTTAAGTAGCTGGCTTTATTCTGCTCctgtttctgctcttccagTGCATGCTGCCATCTCCAAACAGCACAAGCTGTCTaaggcactgctcagcagcaatgGGGAAGAGCAGACTACATCCGTTCCCAGTGTGCTCTAGAACACATTTCAGCAGTCAGACCTGACCAGAAAAGGGAACAGATTCTGGTAGGCAGTCAGGGCTTGCTGGATTCAAAAATTAGTGTCCTGAACCAGGAAAAGACCCTATAAGAGGGcttctgtgctcagcacagctaCTCTCCCCAGCCTTTCAGCATGCGCTGAGGGCAGACAGACCCTCAGCCACACACTGTTACAAGAACAAGGGCAGAATTACACAAGTTGTAATTCCCCGGAAAGAATTTACCTACAGCTTTGCTGAGGAGGACAGATTAACCCAGCTTTGGCATTCTGGGCATTGAAAAGAACTTTGAGCAATCTACTTCAAGCAAGCTTGTGAAGGAAATTTTGCTCTCATGTAATGAGAGAATTCCAACTTTTAGCAACGTTTTGACTGTTGTCATTACAGCAAGATGCAATTAATGAGACCCAGCATTCCATACTCCAATGCAAGAGCACATGCATTGCTGTCCTCAGTTCTCTTACCTCCTGCATACATAACGGCCAGCATGATGGAGGAGATCCATGAGACTTTGCTGCTAGATGCATTGAAGATGACCTCAATCTCTTTGAAGAACACAGTGATGGATTTGGGGAAGGCATAGGAAAATCCAATGGAGATGAAGGCTCCGATGACCACAGCCCATCCCCAGCCTCCTTCAGGAGGAGTGTATCCCACAGGGCCTCCAATGGCCGGTGGCATCTTGAATGAGGCTGGCGATGAATCGGTTGGGGCTCAAAGATCTGCAAAGGACAAAGATACGTCTCAGCTGAGTGCAGACTGCTGTATCCTTGTTCCCCTGCTacgcagggccccatccacaAGGTCAGCACAACATCCAGCAACCCCTAGTGCTGCCAAGGAAGCTGGCAGCAACACCAGcaccccagctccctgcaggaaTGCTGCTCCCAGTGGGGAGAACCCAGGTTTGCAGGCAGGCCTTGGAAGGTTATCTGAAATCACATGCTCAGATCACTGGTGGCCTTTAAAAGCATTGGCAAGCAGGTATTTATAAGGTACGTATTTAAGAGATGATATCCTATTATAAgctgaaaagggaaagcagcGATCTTGCCAAGAGCAGCTGGGCACAGTGACAAAAAGAAGGCATGCACATGGCTGTTCTGactgcagcaccaggctgggCCCCACTAGGTCCCACAACGCAGCACCCATCAGGCTGGggcctgggacccccagcacagccccagtgcaCTGCAGAAACAACCCAGCGTGCTAGGAATGGGGCGACTGGCATCGCAAGCACCGAACTGCTTGCAGTTTTTCCATGAATGCTGCTCTTGGCAGAACCCAACTAATCTGGGCTGGAAACCTCAAAACCTGCTCTCATTTGACGAGCAGCATCCCAGCAGATCCACACGCACCTCTCTCATCCATCACCCACAGAACGTCAGGAAGATGTCAGTGCTTTGGCCAGCAGCCAGCGCTTCCATGCAGGCAGGTGAGGGGCAGGTGGGCTGGGGCTCCTGCAGCCAACGGGCAGGCAGGGAAATCTGGGAAACCCTGCAACAGGGAATCACTAAGGAGGGAAAGGACTACTGAAGTCCTCTTGAGCAACTACCCCACACTGCAGagggctgcccacagcagggcagcaccccCAGGTAATTAAATGCACACCCAGCAGAGAAAACTGCGTGCACAAACCACGACtctgtttctgcagagaaaaggcaGGCGTCAAGACAGCACACCCGTTAGTCCTGCAGACCCCGAAGGTCACAGACTGCAGCTAAACTTAGCTGTGAGCAACAACAGTGGGATGCTGCCAGGGCTCTGTCCTTCCcgagggcagggaggaggaggtgctccagtcctccCAGGACACCCCCACAGCCACTCCACAACCCAGCACTGCTAAACCCCTCCTCTGACACCAGAAAGGCCGCAGGATTTCATGAGAGCACCCAGGTGTAAGAAGCAGTCGCCTCGAAAAGTTCAGAACCAGAAGggattagaaaacaaacagggaaaTCTCATCTGTATCTGCTGAAGCACGGGATCCTTCTCAAGGAGGCAGGGCGGGGGACGGGCGGCCCAGCACAAGGGAACACAGCTGGGACATGGCTGCTCACGCACCCCCAGCACTACAGCTCCTGTACTCACTGCACAGCTGGCACACACCTTGCAGCTGTggttatttgaaaaacaaggcTGCTTcagacagcagagagcagcacaatCCATCCCACAGAGGAAACACTACCACATCAGCTGCTCGCATATGCATTTCACCGTATGCAAAAC
Proteins encoded in this region:
- the SLC16A1 gene encoding monocarboxylate transporter 1: MPPAIGGPVGYTPPEGGWGWAVVIGAFISIGFSYAFPKSITVFFKEIEVIFNASSSKVSWISSIMLAVMYAGGPISSILVNKYGSRPIMIVGGCLSGCGLIAASFCNTVEELYFCVGVVGGLGLAFNLNPALTMIGKYFFKKRPLANGLAMAGSPVFLSTLAPVNQLFFGIFGWRGSFLILGGLLLNCCVAGSLMRPIGPKPDQLKKEPTKEVLQEAGKAVKKGDGDTSTDLIGGKSKKEKSTLFQTINKFLDLSLFTHRGFLLYLSGNVIMFFGLFTPLVFLSNYAKSKKIANESAAFLLSILAFVDMVARPSMGLVANTKWIRPRVQYFFAISVIYNGVCHLLAPMSTTYAGFCIYAGFFGFAFGWLSSVLFETLMDLVGAQRFSSAVGLVTIVECCPVLLGPPLLGKLNDMYGDYKYTYWACGVILVISGIYLFIGMGINYRLVAKEQKAAEEKTKNEGKEEETNIDEAEKQKEANNDVATLPQKSTEDGVKEEESHM